The DNA region GAGTTCACCAACCTCGTCCGGCTCGGCCGGGGCGGGTTTGCCGAGACCTTCTCCCTGGGCTTCCCGCTGGCGGCGGGCCTCTCCCTCCTGGCGCTGGCGAAGCTCCGCCGGCCGGGGGCCGTCCGGGGGAGTTTCCTGGTCGGCCTGGGCCTTCTCCCCTTTGTCGTGGTGTTCACCGCTCCCGCCCTGCACGACCTGGTGCTCTTCCTCGCCCGCCTGTTCATGCCCGTCAGCCCGGTGGGAGGGCTCTTCCGGTTAGCGGCGGGGTTCGTCGGCTTCTTCGCCCTGTACGCCGGCCTGCGGGGCGCCCTTATCCGGCCAGGGGAGCGCGTCTTCCGCTTCCTCGCGTTCGGCGGGGCGGTGCTCATGCTGGGGCTCCAGGTCCTCCCGGTCCGCGTCCCCTTCGCCTACGCCTGGGGAGGGCCGGCGTCCCTGCCCGAGATCGCCGTCCCCTTCCACCTGCTGTTCCGGTGCCGGAGCCTCGAACAGGGGATCGTCGCCGCGGGGCAGCTCGCCGGCCTGGCCCTTCTGCTCTTCTGCCTGTACCGCGCCCTGGGGCTGTGCATCCGCCGGTGGGCCCCCGACCCCCGCCGGGCCGCGACCCAGGGGTTCGTGGCCCTGTGGGCCCGCTACATCGTCGAGCTGCTCCCCGCCCTCCTCGTGATCTTCTTCCAGTCCAGGGACCAGGCATTCTACGACGCCGCCGGCCTCTTCAAGGTCCTGGTCTGGGTCGCGGGGGTGGCCCTGATCGTCCCCGTCGGCCTGACGGACCTCCTCCTGGGCACGCTCCCGCCGGGCCCCGCCCCCCTTCCCGCCAACGAACCCCCGGGTTCGGCTTGACTCCAAAGGCGGGGTTGTTTATCCTGCGTCTGTTCCGTTTCTTTCGCGACCTTCCTTCGGGGACTGGAGGTCACCATGACGGCCGGCAGCGAAGACAGGATCGGGCCTCCGGGACCAGCTTCGGGCCTGTGTCCATCCCTGAACCTTCTCGCACCGGACATGCGCTGCACCGGCGCCCTTCTCCTCGCGGCTTTTCTTCTGCCCATGTGGGACCCGCCCCTATGGACCTTCCCCAATATCGAGGGACTGGAGCGGGGGGATGGCTTCTACGGCCTGTTCCTGGTTTTCCCGCTGATTGCGGGCTTGAGCCTGCTGGCGCTCTCCAGGGACCGTCACGCGGGGTGGAAGCGCGGCGCCTTCCTCCTCGGCCTGGGCCTGCTCCCCTTCATGATCCTTTTGGCAGTCCCTGCGATTCACCCGGACGCCCCCTTCTACCTTTTCTTCTTCAATCCGAAAGGGCCGTCGTACCTCCGCGTACGGGTGGTAGCGAGCTTCCTGGGCATCGCCGCCCTTTACGCCGGGCTTCGGGGCGCCGCCTTTGAGCCCGGCCGGGAGGATTTTCGCCGTCTCGCCCTCGGCGGGGCGATCCTCATGGTGGGGCTCCAACTGCTGGCACCATGCACATCCAACGACTTGATCGGAAACCGTTTTCATTCTCTCTCCGACATCCTGGCCTCTCTGTGGGGAATACAGAAAACAGGGAAAATCGAACTCTGGCTCGTGAGAGCTGGGAAGGGGGTCGGATTGATCCTCTTCCTTTTCTGTCTCTACCGGGCGATCGAGCCGGCTTTCAGGAAGAACTTCCCGGAGCGGTGTCGGGTCGCCCGGCAGGGATTCACCGCGCTCTGGCTGAGCTATGTCATCAACTGGGCCCCCCAAGTGCTCGTGTCTCTGTTTCAACCCTGGGAAGGCAAGGTCGGAGTAACCGTTAACATGCTCAAAGTGTTTCTTTGGCTGGCCGGCCTGGCGATGGTCCTTCCGGTCGGCCTCTTGGACTACCTCCTGGCGCGACCTCGGCCCGGGGCGGAGACGACCGGTTCTCCCGGATGGGGCCCTGAAGAGTCGGGGCCGGGAGGATCGGGGTCCGGAGGCGCGGCACGAGGGGAAGCGGCCGGACCGGGGCGAACGAGTGATTCCGAAAGCGAATCCGATACCGATTCCGACCCCGACAGCGGTCGGCGGTGATTTTGTTCGTGTGGTTGGTGTGGTTCGTGGTTAAATTCCGGTGACCCGGTCGCGGGCGGAGGGCAGAAATGGCGAACATGAACTTCGAACAGGAACTGGAGGTCTTCCTCCGCTCGCGCTTTCCCCTGGTCTGCATCGTCTCGCCGGAAGAGGAGCGCGTGCTCGAAGCCGTCACCGGCGTCTGCCGGAAGGGGAACCGTCCCCTGGTGTCGTGGGACGCGGCCGACTTCCTCCTGCCCCTGCTGGGGAGCTTCTCCCCCGCCCTTCCGCCCAAGGACCCCGTCTCCCTGCTGGAGGTGGTGGACAAGGCCGAGGGCAACGTGGTCTTCGTCCTGCCCGACTTCCACCAGTGCTGGCACAACCAGCCCCGGGTCATCCGCAAGCTCAAGAACCTGGCCCGGAAACTCCAGTACACCCGAAAGACGCTGCTGGTGACCCTCACGACGGCCTGCGTCCCCGACGAACTCCGGGACGAGGCGGTGATCGTGGAGTTTCCCCCGCCTGGCCCGCCGGAGCTGGCCGGGATCATCGACAAGCTGCGCGAGACCCCCGGGGTCCGGATCACCCCGGACGCCCCGACGCGGGACCGGCTCGTCCAGGCCGCCTTGGGCCTGTCCTGCCGCCAGGCCCTGCGGGTTTTCTCCAAGGCCCTGGTGCTGGACGGTTCCCTGGACGAGAAGGACATCGAGCTGGTGACGGCCGAGAAGAAACAGGTGATCCGGCAGTCCGGCGCCCTGGAGTTCTTCACCCCCGCCGAGGCCATCGGGGACGTGGGGGGGCTCGAGATCCTCAAGCAGTGGCTCCGGATGCGGGAACGGGCCTTCTCGCCCGAGGCCGCCGCCTACGGCCTCCCCGCACCGAAGGGGATCGCGCTCATCGGCATCCCCGGAACGGGGAAGTCATTGACCGCCAAAATGATCGCCCATCTCTGGCGCCTGCCCCTCATCCGCCTGGACGTGGGAGCCCTTTTCGGGAGCCTGGTGGGGCAGTCCGAGGAGAACGCCCGCCGCGCCCTGCGCCTGGCGGAAACCGTCGCCCCCTGCATCGTCTGGATCGACGAGCTGGAGAAAGCCTTCGCGTCCGGCGGGCTCGACGGGGGCACCTCCCTTCGCGTCCTGGGGACTTTCCTCACCTGGATGCAGGAGAAGACCCGCCCCGCCTTCATCGTGGCCACCGCCAACAAGGTGGAGCTGCTCCCGCCCGAACTGCTCCGCCGCGGGCGCTTCGACGAGATCTTCTTCCTGGACCTCCCCACCGACGTCGAGCGGAAGGAGATCTTCGGGGTCCACATCCGAAAGCGCCGGCGAAACCCCGACGCCTTCGACCTGGATCAACTGGCCCGGCTCTCGGAAGGCTACGTGGGGGCGGAGATCGAGCAGGCCGTCATCGACGCCATGTACCTGGCCTTCAACGACGCGGCGTCCCCCGCCCGGGAGTTCACCTCGGCGGACATCGCCGCCGCCATCGGGCGGCTGGTCCCCCTGAGCATCTCCCAGCGGGAGACCGTGGAGTACCTCCGTTCCTGGCTGACGGAAGGGCGGGCACAGTCCGCCTCTTTCCTCGAGGTGGAGGAGGCGCGCAAGCGTTTCGTCCAGATCCAGATCGAACCGTTCAGCAAGAACTGACGCCCCGGAGGTCGAAACATGTCGCAATTCACCACCCTCAAGACGCGGTTCACCCGACTGGATTTCCTGAAGAAAGCCCTGAACGACCTGGGCCTGGCCTGGGAGGAGGGAGACCTGATGGTCCGGGGCTTCATGGGGAAGACCACGCCCGCTCAGATCCGGGTTTCCACCCGCGACCCGAACTACCCCATCGGCTTCCGCCGGGTGGGCGACACCTACGAAATGGTGGCGGACTGGTACTACGTCAAGGAACACACCCCCGAGTCACTGCTCAAGGCCCTGTCCCGCCGGTACGCCTACCACGCCGCCCTGGCGACCCTCGGGGCGCAGAACTTCAGCCTCGTGGAGGAGGAGGTCGGGCCCGAGGAGCAGGTCCACCTGGTGCTCCGCCGCATGGTGAACTGAAGGAGCGCGCATGGCTTCCCCGCCCCCCTCCCGAACAGTGGACGAACAGCGCATCGAGCAGGACCTCCGGTCCTTCCTGGGCCGCCTCATCCAGGCCATCGACCGGTGGTCCGTGTTCCTCGGCCTCTCCATGATCTTCTTCATCCCCCTCGGCATCATCCTGGCGTCCAACTACCTGCTTCGGTGGAGTTTCTGGCAGACCGTCGGGTACGGCTCCCTGCTCTGGCTCGGGCTGGTGGTGATCATGGTGGTCCTCTCGCTGGCGGACGAGTCGAAGAAGATCCGGGCCGCCGCGGCCGAATTCCTGCGGCGCTACCCCGGCGGGTCCCCCGAGGGGGAAGCCGCGCTCCGGATCCTCCGGGAGATGGAAAGCCCCTCCAAGACCGAGCGCAAGCTCCTGAACGTGATCCTGGGCGGCACCCCGGACGCCCCCCCGACGGAGAACTTCATCATCCGCCGGCGCCCGGGCACGCCGGAAGGCGAGATCGCCGAGGCGCTCGGCGACCTGTCGGGGGGGGATGTCCCCCCCGCCATTCTCCGGGCCCCGAACCCTCCGCCCGCGCCCCCGGTGGAGCCGTTCACCCGGGCGGAAGCCCCGGGGCCCCCGCGGTCGTCGCCCGGCGGAGGCAACGCCGCGGACCATTTCGACTTCATCCCGCTGGAGCCCTTCACCCCGCCCGAACCGCCCCCCGGCAAGGGGAAGGCGTGACGGGAGCCGCCCCGGCACCCCGGGCAGAGGTCCCCGGCGCCTGGCGGGGGGGGACGGTCGCGGGCCGGATAGGCCCACCCCGAACGCCTCGAGGGGCTCGAGATCGAAAGGCTGGTTTTCTCAGGAGGACGGCATGAGCGAAATCCAGGAACTGGACGTCTACATCAACCCCGACGGAACGGTCCGCATCGAGGTCCGCGGAGCCAAGGGCCAGGGCTGCCTGGGGATCACTGCCCCCCTCGAGGAGGCTCTCGGCGGGGAGGTCGTCCATCGCGAACTCACCGCGGAGTACGACGAGGCGCCCGAATACGACGGGCTTTCCGACCCCCTCACGCAGAAGGCCTGACCTCAACAACCACTCTCCACATTCCCCCGGACGGCGATGGCACCTTCCACGAACCCGTCATCCTTGACGCGGTCGCAAAAAGTACCATCACCCTCCGGGTGATGGCTCAAACAAACGTCTTACAGACCCTTTCCCGTTCGTTTTCCTGCTTTTTACGAAACCGTCACCCTTGACAGGCCTGAGCCCTCTTGTTAAACTAGTTTCAGACTGGTTTAAAGGAGGAGACATGATCCACGTTGGGACCTTCGAGGCAAAAACCCGCCTTTCCGAGTTGTTGCAGAAGGTTTCCGCCGGGGAAACGGTGATCATCACCCGGCATGGTCACCCGGTCGCCCGCCTTTGCCCGGCGGCCCAATCCGATCTGACCTCCCGGGCGGAGGTGATTCGGCGAATCCGGGAGAACCGCCGGCAATGGGCACTCGGGGGGATATCCGTCCGGGAGTTGATCGAGGAGGGGCGCCGGTGAAGGAGTACGTGTTGGACTGTTCCATGACCCTGTGCTGGTGTTTTGAAGATGAAAAGACCGAGAGATCGGAGTCGCTTCTCGATGCGTTGGAGGGCGGCGTCACGATGGTCCCCTCCTTGTGGTATTTCGAAGTGGCCAACGCCCTCGTTGTCGCCGAACGGCGAGGGCGAATCAGCCGGGCGGCCGCTGCCGCCTTTCTGAATCTGCTCAGCGCGTTACCGATCGTCGTGGACCCCGAGAGCGCAACCCATGCCTGGTCGGGTGTCATCACCCTGGCCCGTGAACATCGATTGTCCGCGTACGACGCGGCTTACCTGGAACTGGCCCTGAGAAGGGGGTCCCCTCTGGCCACGCGGGACCAGCGCCTTGCCTCGGCGGCTGAAACCCTCGGTGTCCCCGTCCTTCAGTGAATGTAGACGACCCTGCAAAATGACCTATTTTGCCCGCGAATCACGCGAATGAACGCGAATCAGAAATCAATAATCAATAGATATTATTCGTGTTATAAATTCGCGTATCTTCGCGTTATTCGCGGGAAATCCCTCTTTCGCGACCTCTTGCGGGACCATCCATGACGACCGATTCCCCGAGGTGGTTGAGGGTCCATGCCGTCATGCCCCGGACGCGGGCCAACGGGCCCGGGGTGCGGTTCGGCATCTGGGTGCAGGGGTGCGCACGGTGCTGCCCCGGCTGCTTCAACCCGGAGACCCACGACCCCGCCGGGGGGTATCCGGTGGACGTCGGGGGCCTCGCCCGGCAGGTCATCGACGCGTCAACGGCAACGGATGACGGGGCGGGGGCGATCGAGGGCGTCAGCGTCAGCGGCGGGGAACCCCTGGAGCAGCCCGAGGCCCTGATGAACTTCCTGGCAGACCTGCGGCGTGAAACAAGCCTTTCCGTGGTCCTCTTCTCCGGCTACTCTCGGGAGGAGATCGAACGGCTTCCCCACGGTCCGGCGATCCTCGCGATGACGGACATCCTGGTGGCGGGGCCGTACGAAGAGATGCGCCACTTCGCCCACGACCTCCGGGGCTCGGAAAACCAGGCCGTGCACTTCCTGACGGACCGATACACCCCCTGCGACCTGGAAGACCTGCCCGACGCCGAGATCGTCATCGCCCCCGACGGCACCGTCACCCGCAGCGGGTTCTGACGATTTTCCTCTTTTCGGTGTTCCCTTTTCGTGTCCTCCAAGGTACAATCCAGGGTTTATTGCCCGAACCGCTTCGAGAAAAGGTGGCACGCATGACACGACACGTAAAGAACCTGGCTTTCATCGCCCTGGCGGGACTGCTGATCTCGTCCCTACCCGCCGCGCCCGCGTCGTCCTGGGACGACCTGGCGGCCCTGCGCGGCCACCGCCTGGTCCGCGTCGAAAAAACCTCCCCCGAAGATCTCGCCAAGGCCGGCGGCCGTTTCCTGGCCTACTTCACCGACGGGGCCCTCCTCGCGGCCGTGAGCCCCGAGCAGGGGCTCCGGCTCACCGCTTCCGGGACCCCCGTCACCGAGCTGGACGCGACCATCTCCGCGGACGACTACTGGCTGATCCACGGAAGAGGGGGGCGGACGGCGGACGTCTTCCCCTTCGACGTCCGGGTCCTCTTCGGCCAGGGGCGGGAGTACCTGGTCAGCATGAGCGAGTCCCGGGCCATGGGGCTGGCCGAAGCCGGCTTCGAGCTGTCGCGGGTCACCCTGGACGCGAAAGCCGTCGAGCCCCGGGCCGCGGACCGGACCCTGGCGGGGATCACCTACCAGGACCGGGTCGCCAGCCTGATGAGCACCGTCACGAGTTCCGACCTGTACACCCTCGTGGCCAACCTGAGCGGCGTGAATTCGGTCAGCATCGGCGGCTCGCCCTACACCCTGGTCTCGCGGTACTCCCTCAACACGGAGAACATCACCAAGGCCACCCAGTACGCCTACGAGTACTTCCAGTCCCTGGGGTACAGCCCGGAGTATTACAACTACACCGGCGCGGGGTCCCGCAACGTCATCTGCAAGAAGGTCGGGTCCACCTACCCGGACCAGTACGTCATGATCTGCGGCCACCTCGACGACATGCCTTCCGGCGCCACCGCCCCGGGCGCCGACGACAACGCCAGCGGGTCGGCCGCCGTCCTGCTGGCGGCCCAACTCATGAAGAACGCCACCTTCGACTACTCCATCATCTTCGCCCTCTGGGCCGGCGAGGAACAGGGCCTGGTGGGCAGCGGGAAATACGCCCAGTACGCCGCCGGCCTGGGCATGCAGATCAAGGGGGTCCTCAACCTCGACATGATCGCCTGGGATTCCACCGGCGGCCCGGACATCGACATCCACTCCAAGGCCTCCCCGGCGGGTTGCAATGCCCTCGCCCAGCTCCTGGCGGACGTGATCGCCACCTACGGGGTCAGCCTGACCCCCAGCATCATCGCCAACGGAACCACCGCCAGCGACCACGCCTCGTTCTGGAACCAGCAGTACCCCGCCATCCTGGCCATCGAGAGCGACGCCGACTTCTGCGACTACTACCACACCGTCAACGACACGCTCCCCACCCTCAACATGACCTTCTTCACCCAGTTCGTGAAAGCCTCCGTGGGGATGCTGGCCCACATGGCCTGGATCGACCCGGTGGAACTGACGGGCAGCGCCCTGTCCGCCGAGGGGTGCACGCCGGCCAACTCCGCCGCCGACCCGGGCGAGACCGTGACCTACGCCGTCACCCTCAAGAACAAGACCGCCACGGCCTTCACCAACCTGACGGCCACCCTCCAGGCCACCGGCGGCGTGACCGCCCCGTCGGGGCCGGTGTCTTACGGCGCCGTCGCCGCGGGGAGCAGCGCGACGCGAAACTTCTCGTTCACCGTATCCCCCTCCGTGAGCTGCGGAGGGACCGTGACCATGACCCTGGCGCTCCAGGACGGCGCCACGAACCTCCCCGGCGTTTCCGCCACCCTGGTGACCGGCGCCACCCAGACGGCCCTCACGGAGAATTTCGACGCCGTGACGGCGCCGACGCTCCCCGCGGGCTGGTCCGCCACGGTCGCGTCGGGGTCCGCCACGTGGGCGACGTCGAGCGCGTCCGCGAACTCCGCACCCAACGCGGCCTTCATCGTGGACGCCAACGTCGTGACCGACAGCCGGCTCGAGACGCCCTCGATCGCCATCAGTGCCGGGGACCAGCTGACCTTCTGGCACAAGTACGCCTTCGAGGGCTCCAGCTGGGACGGCGGCGTCCTGGAGATCTCCATCGACGGCGGCGCCTTCACGGACATCCTGGCGGCCGGCGGCTCCTTCGCCTCGGGCGGGTACACCGCGACCCTCTCCACCGGTTACTCCAACCCGCTGGGCGGCCGCTCCGCGTGGTGCGGCGACCTTGCCGCCTTCACCCAGGTCAAGGTGAACCTTCCCGCCGCCGCGGCGGGCAAGAGCGTGAAGTTCCGCTTTCGCCTCGGCTGCGACTCCTCCTCCGGTGACACCGGATGGTATGTCGACAACCTCGCGGTGATCCGCTACGTCTGCTGCACCTCCGTGCCCGCGGCGGCGGACCCCTACGACTTCAACGGCGACGGTTACACCGACATCCTGTGGCGCAACGGCACCACGGGCGCCCTGGGCGACTGGTACGTCACCCCGGCCGGCGCTTCGGCGGGCCCCCTCACCGGAACCGTGAGCGACGGCAACTGGCAGGTCTTCGGCTCCGGCGACTTCAACAGCAGCGGCCGCGCCGACCTCGTCTGGCGCAACGTTTCCACCGGCGACCTGGCCATCTGGCTCATGGGCGCCTCCGGTTACGACAGCACCGTCTCCCTGGGTTCCGTGGACCCGGGCTGGCGGGTGCTCGGCGCCGCGGACCTCAACGCCAACGGCAACGCCGACCTCCTGTGGCGCAACTTCAACGACGGGTACCTGTCGGTGTGGCTGATGTCCAACACGGTGAGCGTGCTGGGCTCCACCTTCGCGGGCGGGATCAGCTCCATGGAGTGGAAGGCGGTGGGTTCCGGCCACTTCGACAACGACGGGCGGGCCGACGTGCTGTGGTGGAACGCCACCACGGGCGTGCTGTCCATCTGGTTCGAGGACGAGAACGGCTGGCAGGGCGACATGTCGCCGGGAACCGTGGACACGACGTGGAAGATCACGGGGATCGGCGACGTGGACGGCAACGGGATCGACGACCTCCTGTGGCGCAACGCCACGTCGGGCGATCTCTCGGTGTGGTTCCTGAACAACGGCGGGACGGTGTCCGGGACGACGTTCCTGGGCGGGATCGGTGACCTGAACTGGAAGGTGAAGGGCGTGGGCTTCTTCAACAACGACGCCTACGCGGACATCCTGTGGCGCCACGCCATGTCGGGCGACACGGTGGTCTGGTACCTTTCCGGGACGGGGATGATCGGGGACCTGTACCTCGGCACCGTGGACCCAGTGTGGGTGACCCTCAACCAGGGGAACTTCCCCGGCCACACCGAGCTGCCGTAAGCGCGGCGCCTCGACGATCAGTGCGAAGACCGGCTCCCCCCGCGGGGAGCCGGGGTTTTTGGGGGAAGGGGTTTAGGCTGTAGGCTGTAGGTCCGGAGGGGGGGGTCCCATCGGGGTCGGTATCGGTATCGGTATCGCAATCG from Acidobacteriota bacterium includes:
- a CDS encoding AAA family ATPase, with product MNFEQELEVFLRSRFPLVCIVSPEEERVLEAVTGVCRKGNRPLVSWDAADFLLPLLGSFSPALPPKDPVSLLEVVDKAEGNVVFVLPDFHQCWHNQPRVIRKLKNLARKLQYTRKTLLVTLTTACVPDELRDEAVIVEFPPPGPPELAGIIDKLRETPGVRITPDAPTRDRLVQAALGLSCRQALRVFSKALVLDGSLDEKDIELVTAEKKQVIRQSGALEFFTPAEAIGDVGGLEILKQWLRMRERAFSPEAAAYGLPAPKGIALIGIPGTGKSLTAKMIAHLWRLPLIRLDVGALFGSLVGQSEENARRALRLAETVAPCIVWIDELEKAFASGGLDGGTSLRVLGTFLTWMQEKTRPAFIVATANKVELLPPELLRRGRFDEIFFLDLPTDVERKEIFGVHIRKRRRNPDAFDLDQLARLSEGYVGAEIEQAVIDAMYLAFNDAASPAREFTSADIAAAIGRLVPLSISQRETVEYLRSWLTEGRAQSASFLEVEEARKRFVQIQIEPFSKN
- a CDS encoding DUF1257 domain-containing protein, translated to MSQFTTLKTRFTRLDFLKKALNDLGLAWEEGDLMVRGFMGKTTPAQIRVSTRDPNYPIGFRRVGDTYEMVADWYYVKEHTPESLLKALSRRYAYHAALATLGAQNFSLVEEEVGPEEQVHLVLRRMVN
- a CDS encoding DUF2997 domain-containing protein, coding for MSEIQELDVYINPDGTVRIEVRGAKGQGCLGITAPLEEALGGEVVHRELTAEYDEAPEYDGLSDPLTQKA
- a CDS encoding type II toxin-antitoxin system prevent-host-death family antitoxin; amino-acid sequence: MIHVGTFEAKTRLSELLQKVSAGETVIITRHGHPVARLCPAAQSDLTSRAEVIRRIRENRRQWALGGISVRELIEEGRR
- a CDS encoding type II toxin-antitoxin system VapC family toxin, with amino-acid sequence MGTRGDIRPGVDRGGAPVKEYVLDCSMTLCWCFEDEKTERSESLLDALEGGVTMVPSLWYFEVANALVVAERRGRISRAAAAAFLNLLSALPIVVDPESATHAWSGVITLAREHRLSAYDAAYLELALRRGSPLATRDQRLASAAETLGVPVLQ
- a CDS encoding radical SAM protein, whose product is MTTDSPRWLRVHAVMPRTRANGPGVRFGIWVQGCARCCPGCFNPETHDPAGGYPVDVGGLARQVIDASTATDDGAGAIEGVSVSGGEPLEQPEALMNFLADLRRETSLSVVLFSGYSREEIERLPHGPAILAMTDILVAGPYEEMRHFAHDLRGSENQAVHFLTDRYTPCDLEDLPDAEIVIAPDGTVTRSGF
- a CDS encoding M20/M25/M40 family metallo-hydrolase; this encodes MTRHVKNLAFIALAGLLISSLPAAPASSWDDLAALRGHRLVRVEKTSPEDLAKAGGRFLAYFTDGALLAAVSPEQGLRLTASGTPVTELDATISADDYWLIHGRGGRTADVFPFDVRVLFGQGREYLVSMSESRAMGLAEAGFELSRVTLDAKAVEPRAADRTLAGITYQDRVASLMSTVTSSDLYTLVANLSGVNSVSIGGSPYTLVSRYSLNTENITKATQYAYEYFQSLGYSPEYYNYTGAGSRNVICKKVGSTYPDQYVMICGHLDDMPSGATAPGADDNASGSAAVLLAAQLMKNATFDYSIIFALWAGEEQGLVGSGKYAQYAAGLGMQIKGVLNLDMIAWDSTGGPDIDIHSKASPAGCNALAQLLADVIATYGVSLTPSIIANGTTASDHASFWNQQYPAILAIESDADFCDYYHTVNDTLPTLNMTFFTQFVKASVGMLAHMAWIDPVELTGSALSAEGCTPANSAADPGETVTYAVTLKNKTATAFTNLTATLQATGGVTAPSGPVSYGAVAAGSSATRNFSFTVSPSVSCGGTVTMTLALQDGATNLPGVSATLVTGATQTALTENFDAVTAPTLPAGWSATVASGSATWATSSASANSAPNAAFIVDANVVTDSRLETPSIAISAGDQLTFWHKYAFEGSSWDGGVLEISIDGGAFTDILAAGGSFASGGYTATLSTGYSNPLGGRSAWCGDLAAFTQVKVNLPAAAAGKSVKFRFRLGCDSSSGDTGWYVDNLAVIRYVCCTSVPAAADPYDFNGDGYTDILWRNGTTGALGDWYVTPAGASAGPLTGTVSDGNWQVFGSGDFNSSGRADLVWRNVSTGDLAIWLMGASGYDSTVSLGSVDPGWRVLGAADLNANGNADLLWRNFNDGYLSVWLMSNTVSVLGSTFAGGISSMEWKAVGSGHFDNDGRADVLWWNATTGVLSIWFEDENGWQGDMSPGTVDTTWKITGIGDVDGNGIDDLLWRNATSGDLSVWFLNNGGTVSGTTFLGGIGDLNWKVKGVGFFNNDAYADILWRHAMSGDTVVWYLSGTGMIGDLYLGTVDPVWVTLNQGNFPGHTELP